The nucleotide sequence CTCGAACTCGGCGCGTACCTCGGGGTGTCGCCAGTTCAGGTCGGGCTGGGCCGGGTCGAAGAGGTGCAGGTACCACTGGCCGTCCGGGACCCGGGTCCAGGCCGGGCCACCGAAGATCGACTCCCAGTCGTTCGGCGGGAGCTCGCCGTCCGTGCCCCGGCCGTCCCGGAACAGGTAGCGGTCCCGCCCGGCCGAACCCGGCGGGCCGGCCAGGGCGGTGACGAACCACGGGTGGGTGTCCGAGGTGTGGTTCGGCACGATGTCGACGATGATCCGCAGTCCCAGCGCGTGCGCGTCGCCGATCATGGCGTCGAAGTCGGCGAGGGTGCCGAAGGTCGGGTCGACGTCCCGGTAGTCGGCGACGTCGTAGCCGCCGTCCACCATCGGCGAGCGGTAGAACGGGGTCAGCCAGAGCGCGTCCACCCCGAGGTCGCGCAGGTAGGGCAGCCGGTCCCGTACCCCGGCCAGGTCACCGGTGCCGTCGCCGTCGCCGTCGGCGAAGCTGCGGACGTACACCTGGTAGACCACCGCGGCCTTCCACCAGGTCTCGGGTCGGCCGGATGCGGGGGAGACGCTCATGCGGGAAGTCCGTTCGTCGGGCGCGCGAGGCGCCGGGCGGGTCAGGGCAGGATGCCGGGGCCGGCTCTGCAAGAGTCAAGCATTCCTTGCGCAAAGAGGTCTCGGCGTTGCCTGTCGCCGGTCGCCCGAGCCGGGGCGCCGAAGCAGGGCTCAGGGCCCGGGGTCAGACCGGCAGCGGCAGGTCGGCCGAGGGGCGGGGCTGCCGCGCCGGCTTGCCGAGCAGTCCCGGTGCGACCGCGGTCGAGCCGCGCACCACCAGCTCGGGCCGGAAGATGTACTCCGAGTGCGGCGCGGCGTGCCCGTGGATCTCGTCGACCAGGGCGCGTACCGCCGCCACCGCCATCGCGGTGACCGGCTGCCGCATCGTGGTCAGCGGCGGATCGGTGAACGCCATCAGCGGCGAGTCGTCGTAGCCGACCACGGAGAGGTCGGCCGGCACCGACAGGCCGCGCTGCCGGGCCGCCCGGATCGCGCCGAGCGCCATCAGGTCGGAGCCGCAGACCAGCCCGGTCACGCCCCGGTCGAGCAGCCGGGCGGCGGCCACCTCGCCACCCTCCACACCGAACAGCGACAGCTCGGCCAGCTCGGCCAGCTCGGCGTCGGTCGGCCCGACCAGCCGCTTCATGGCCGCCTTGAAGCCGGCCACCTTGCGCTGCACCGGCACGAACCGGTCCGGCCCGGTGATCAGGCCGATCCGGCGGTGCCCGAGCGCGACCAGGTGGGCGACGGCCAGTTCGCCGGCCTCCCGGTCGTCGCAGGAGACGAAGGGCGCCGGCAGGTTGGGCTGGTAGCCGTTGACCAGCACGATCGGCATCGGCCGGGCGATGAGCGTACGGTAGCGGCCCGGGTCGGCGGCGGTGTCGGCGTGCAGGCCGGAGACGAAGACGATCCCGGAGACCTGCCGGTCGAGCAGCATCTCGACGTACTCGTCCTCGGTGACCCCGCCCGGCGTCTGGGTGCAGAGCACCGAGGTGTAGCCGGCCTGTGCCAGCCCCGACTCGACGACCTGGGCGAAGGCCGGGAAGATCGGGTTCTCCAGCTCCGGCACCACCAGACCGACCAGTCCGGCGCTGCGCTTGCGCAGCCGGGCCGGCCGTTCGTAGCCGAGAACGTCGAGGGCGGTGAGTACGGCCTGCCGGGTCTCCGGCGCCACCCCGGGGCGGTCGTTGAGCACCCGCGACACCGTGGCCTCACTCACCTCGGCCTGCTGGGCGATGTCGGCCAGTCGTGCACGCATGGCGGAACTGTAGCCCACGAGTAGTTTCTTGCGTAGTCCACGGCAAGGACTTGCAGAGCCTCCCCCACGTGGGTCGACGCCGGGCTCGACCCGGAGACAGGTGCCGGCGGCTTCCGAATCACGCGCGATCACGGGTCGACGGGTCCAGACGAGGAGGACTTCCAAAAAGGACAAAACATCTCGTCGGGGGAACGGATGGGCGACAGTTGTTGCAAGGACGTTTGCAAGGGGTTTCGAAACCGGCAACTCCTTGCTACTGTCCCGCCGACACCGGCCGGCAGACTAGGAGTGCTCCATGCGTCGGACAGCCAGAGGGATGGCCGTGCTCGCCTGCACGACCCTTGCCCTGACGCTCGCCGCCTGCGGCGACGACGACAGCGCGGGCGAGTCGGGGCGGACGACCGATCCCGCAGCCCTGAAGGCGGAACTCACCTGGTGGGACACCTCGGACCCGAAGAACGAGGGACCGGCGTTCCAGCAGCTCATCGCGAAGTTCAACCAGGTGTACCCGAACGTGAAGATCAACTATCAGTCGGTGCCCTTCGGCGAGGCCCAGAACAAGTTCAAGACCGCCGCCCAGGCCAAGACCGGCGCCCCGGACATCCTGCGGGCCGAGGTGGCCTGGGTGCCGGAGTTCGCCTCGCTCGGCCACCTCTACGTGCTGGACGACTCCGACCTCACCAGCGACCAGGCCGACTACCTCGAGACGCTGCAGTACGCGGGTAAGTACGAGGCCAAGACGTACAGCGTGCCGCAGGTGACCGACTCGCTCGCGCTGCTCTACAACAAGGAGCTGCTCAAGGAGGCCGGCATCACCGCCGCGCCGAAGACCTGGGCCGACCTGAGGACCGCGGCGCTGGCGGTCGAGCGGAAGACCGGAGCCGACGGCATCTACCTCAACCCGGCCGGCTACTTCCTGCTGCCCTTCATGTACGGCGAGGGCGGCGACCTGGTCGACGCCAGGGCCAAGAAGATCATGGTCGACTCCTCGCGGAACATCGTCGCGCTGGACATCGCCAAGGACCTGATCGCCAGCGGTGCGGCGCCGAAGCCGGCCGCCAACGACGCGTACGGGACGATGATGACCCTCTTCAAGGAGAAGAAGGTCGCGATGATCCTGAACGGCCCGTGGGAGGTCAACAACATCAGGAGCGCGCCGACCTTCGGCGGCCTGGAGAACCTCGGTATCGCCCCGGTTCCGGCCGGCTCGATCAGGTCGTCCGCGCCGATGGGCGGGCACAGCTACGTGATCTGGTCCGGCATGCCGCAGGAGAAGGTCGAGGCGGCGGTCGCGTTCATCAGGTTCATGAACTCCACGGAGTCGCAGGGCTTCCTCGCCGAGCGGCTCGGGCTGCTGCCGACCCGCAAGTCGGCGTACGAACTCGACGCGGTGCGGAACAACCCGGTCGTCACGGCGTTCCGGCCGGTGGTCGAGTCGGCGATGGAGCGGCCGTGGATCCCCGAGGGCGGCCAGCTGTTCGGCCCGCTCGACCAGCTCGCCACCCAGGTGCTGGTGCAGAACAAGGACCCGAAGGCGGCCCTGGACGAGGTCGCCCGGAAGTACAAGGCCGAGGTCGTGCCGTCGTACGGAAGGTGACCCGACCTGCGGTGCCGGCTCCGGCCGGCGTACCCGTCCGGTACCCGGCGGGACCGGCCGGCCCTGGCCGGCTCCGCCGGGCTCCCCTCCTGGAGCGCTGCTGATGAGCATCCTGACCGCCGGCCCGGCGCCGGCGCCCGCGCCGCCCGGAGACCGGCCCGCCGGCCCGTCCCGGCTGCGCCGAAGCTGGGACAAGCACTGGTACGCCTGGGCGATGGTGCTGCCCGTCGTGCTGGTACTCGCGGTACTGGTCTTCTATCCGCTGGCCCGCGGCATCTGGCTCTCGCTCACCAACCTGACCGAGGCGAACCAGCTGGCCGAGATCTGCCGGAAGTCGCTCACCGGCGGCGAGATCTGCACGGAGAACCCGAACCGATGGGAGTTCGTCGGGCTGGACAACTACGCCCGGGTGCTCACCGGTGAGGTCGGCGAGTTCTGGCAGTGGACCGGGGTCACGCTGATCTGGACCTCGGTCTGCGTGGTCTTCCACTTCGGGCTCGGGCTGGGCCTGGCGACCATGCTGAACCGGCCGATGCGGCTGCGCGGGCTCTACCGGGTGCTGCTGGTGCTGCCCTGGGCGGTGCCGGCCTTCGTCAGCGCGTTCGCCTGGAAGTTCATCTTCAACGAGCGGTTCGGACTGGCCAACTCGCTGCTGACCGCCGTCGGGATCGACCCGGTCGACTGGTTCGCCAACCGGTGGACCTCGCTGTTCACCGCGATCGTCACGAACATCTGGCTCGGGGTGCCGTTCATGATGGTCGCCCTGCTCGGCGGGATGCAGACCATCCCCGGCGAACTCTACGAGGCGGCCGAGATCGACGGCGCCAGCCCGTGGCAGCGGTTCGTCCACATCACCCTGCCCGGCCTGCGCCCGGTCAGCATGACCGTGCTGCTGCTCGGCACCATCTGGACCTTCAACATGTTCCCGATCATCTTCCTGGTGACCGAGGGGCAGCCGGCCGGCCAGACCGACATCCTGGTCACCGGCGCCTACCTGGCCGCCTTCGAGGGGATCCGGAACTACTCGCTCGCCTCGACGTACGGCGTGCTGATCCTGTCGATCCTGCTCGTCTTCTCGGTCTTCTACCGGCGGGCGATGCGCAAACAGGGTGAGGTGTGGTGACGATGAACCGATCCGTGCGTACCGGCCGGAGCCCGCTGCGGTCGGTGGGGCTGCACGCCACGCTGATCGTCGCCGCGCTGATCGCGGTCGGCCCGATCGTCTGGGTGCTGCTCTCCTCCTTCAAACCCGGGTACGCGGTGCAGAGCAGCGAGCTGACCCTGGTCAAGGACCCGACGCTGGCGAACTACGCGTACGTGCTGACCGAAACCCGGTTCCTGCGCTGGTTCGGCAACTCCGTACTCGTCGCCGCCTTCACCATGCTCTTCGGGATCTTCTTCGCCGCCACCACCGGGTACGCGGTCTCCCGGTTCAACTTCCCCGGCCGGCGACCACTGATGACGGTCTTCCTGGTCACCCAGATGTTCCCGGTCGCCATCCTGATCGTGCCGATCTACATGATCATGGCCCGGTTCGGTCTGATCAACACCCCCAGTTCGCTGATCATCGCCAACCTGACCATCGCGGTGCCGTTCTGCGCCTGGATGCTCAAGGGCTACTTCGACTCCATCCCGACCGCGCTGGACGAGGCGGCGGCACTCGACGGCTGCGGCCCGTTCGGCACCTTCTGGCGGGTGGTGCTGCCGCTGGCCCGGCCGGCGCTGGCCGTCACCGGCTTCTACGCCTTCCTCACCGCCTGGGGCGAGGTCGCGTACGCCTCCGCGTTCATCCAGGAGGACCGCAACTTCACCCTGGCGTACGGGCTCCGGCAGTTCGTGCCGCAGTTCAACCCGCAGTGGGAGTACCTCACCTCGGCGGCGGTACTCGTCACCATCCCGGCCGGGCTGGTCTTCCTCTACGCACAGCGGCACCTGGTCTCCGGGCTGACCGGCGGCGGGACCAAGGGATGACCGCGCCCACCGTGGGCGGCCGGCCCCGACCGCACCACGACGGCTCGGCGCTGCACGTCCCGGAGCAGGCCCCGGCGCTCGGCGACACCGTCGCGGTCTTCCTGCGGGTGCCGGAGTCGTCCCCGGCCAGCCGGGTCTACCTGCGCGGCACCCCGGACGGCGAACCGCGGTTCACCCCGGCGAGGGTGGACCGGCGCGCCGGCGGCGAGGTCTGGTGGCGGGCCGAGGTCGAGGTGCGCAACCCGGTCACCAACTACCGGTTCCTGGTGGTCGGGGCGGACGGGCGGCAGCGCTGGGTCAACGCGCTCGGCGACTTCGGCCACGACGTACCCGACAACACCGACTTCCGGCTGGTGGCGTACGACCCGCCGCCGGCCTGGGCGCGGGACGCGGTGGTCTACCAGATCTTTCCCGACCGGTTCGCCCGGTCCGCCGCCGCCGACGCCCGGCAGGTGCCGGACTGGGCGATCCCGTGCGACTGGGACCGGACCCCGGTGGTCGGCCGGGGGCCGGAGACGCCGTACCAGTTCTACGGCGGCGACCTGGACGGGGTGGCCGAGCGGCTGGACCACCTCGACCGGCTCGGGGTGAACACCGTCTACCTGACCCCGATCTTCCCGGCCCGCTCCAACCACCGGTACGACGCCGCCACCTTCGACGCCGTCGACCCGCTGCTCGGCGGCGACGCCGCGCTGGCCCGGCTCGCCGCCGCCGTGCACGACCGGGGCTGGCGGCTGCTCGGGGACATCACCAGCAACCACACCGGGGACAGCCACCGGTGGTTCGTCGACGCGATCTCCGACGTCGACTCCCCGGAACGCGACCTGTACTACTTCGACGCCAGCGGCGACTACGAGTCCTGGCTCGGCGTGAAGTCGCTGCCGAAGCTGAACTGGGGCAGCCCGGAACTGCGGCGGCGCTTCCTGACCGGCCCGGACCCGGTGCTGGCCCGCTGGCTGCGCCCGCCGTACGGGCTGGACGGCTGGCGGGTGGACGTGGCGAACATGACCGGCCGGCGCGGCCGGGACGCGTACACCCACGAGGTGGCGGCGGCGCTGCGGGCGGCGGTCACCGCGACCCGACCGGACGCGCTCGTGGTGGCCGAGCACGGGCACGACTTCACCGGCGACCTGGACGCCGACGGCTGGCAGGGCACCATGAACTACGCCGGGTTCTGCCGTCCGGTGTGGAGCTGGCTGCGGCACGACGCGCTGGACCTGCCGGACTTCCTCGGCGTGCCGGGCGGGGTGCCCGGACGGGCCGGGCCGGAGGTGCTGGCCACCATGCGGGCCTTCGGCGCGCTCGTCTCGTGGCGGGCGCTCACCCACTCGTGGCTGCTGCTCGGGTCGCACGACTCGGCCCGGATCCGCACCGTGGTCGGCGACGCCGCCCGGCAGGAGGTCGCGGTCGGGCTGCTCTGCACGCTGCCCGGAACACCGATGATCTTCGCGGGCGACGAGCTGGGGCTGACCGGGCGCAACGGCGAGGACTCGCGTACCCCGATGCCGTGGCGGCGGCCGGAGAGCTGGGACGGGGAGACCTTCGAGCGGTACCGCGCCCTGGTCGGGCTGCGCCGGTCGGTGCCGGCGCTGCGGCACGGCGGCCTGCGCTGGGCGTACGCCGACGCGGACAGCCTGGTCTTCCTGCGCGAGTCGCCGACGGAGTCGGTGCTGGTGCTGGCCCGGCGCGCGTCCGGCGAACCGGTCCGGCTGGCCGGGTTCGCCGAAGCCGGGTCGGAGGCGGCGAACCTGCACGGCGGGGCGCCCGCGCTCCGCCCGGACCCGGACGGCGGGCTGACCCTGCCCGGCGACGGACCGACCTTCCAGGTGTGGCGACTGGGCTGACGGCAGCTCACTTCGATCCCGGGTCGAGTACCTCGCGCATCCGGTTGACCTCGACGGACTGCTCGAAGGCGATGTTCCGGGCCAGTTCCCGGACCTGCTGGTCGAGGCCGTTCGCGAGTACCTCCTGGGCCATCGCGATGGCGCCCTGGTGGTGCGCGCTCATCATCTCGACGAACATCCGGTCGAAGTCGGTCCCGGTGGTCGCGGTGAGCGTGGCGATCGCCTCCGGGCTCTGCATGCCGTGCATGGTGGGATGCTCGTGCCCGGTCCCGCCGAGCAGCGAGTCGAGGCCACGGTCGCGCAGCCAGCCGCGCAGCACCTCGACCTCGGGCTGCTGGGCGGACCTGATCCGGTCGGCGACCGCGATCACGCCGGTGCTGCCGGCCCGCTCCGGGACCAGTCCGGCCATCTCCAGGGCCTGCTCGTGGTGCGGCACCATCATGCTGACGAAGCGGATGTCGGCCGCGTTGTGCCGCGCGCCGGGCGGCGGGGTGAGCTGGTCCGGCCGGAGCACCTGGGCCGACTCGCCCGGCCGGCCGGGCTGGATCACCGGGGCGGTGCCGATCGCCGAGGTGGGCAGCACCGAGGGTGTGGGTGTCGGAGTCGGACCGGCCGGCGCCTCGGCCCGGGGTGCCGGTCGGCCGTCCCCGCTGCCGGCGATCCCGGCGATGCCGAGGGCGAGCAGCACCGCCGCCGCCTCCACCAGCACGAGAAACACGATCGCCGGTCGGCGACCGCCACCGGCCGCGCTCCTGGCCAACACCACAGCGTGACTCCCGTCCGCCCTGCCGGCCGGTCACGGCGTGGCCGGGGCTCCGCGCCGGGGCCGGGTCGTCAACCCCGCAGATGGGGCGATGGTAGCCCGACCACCGGGACCGTGGAAGATCCAGTACGCCCTGACCTCGGCGCCCTGCCGGTCAGCGGGCCTACAGCTGTCCACTGTCGCACGCCGTGGCGGTTGTCTACCGTCGCACGCCCTGGCTGGCGAGCAGGGCGCGTACGCCCTCCAGATAGGTCTTCGGGTCCGGACCGTCGGCGAGGATCCGTTGCAGGGCGAAGCCCGGAACCAGGCTGAACAGGGCGGCTCCGGTCGCGTCGGCGTCGGCGTCGGCGGGCAGTTCGCCGGCCTGCTGCGCCCGGCGGACCAGGGTGGTGAACCGGGCCCGGAAGTTGGCGTAGATCCGGGCGACGAACTCGGCCAGCGCGGGATCGCGGAGCGACTCGGACC is from Micromonospora sp. WMMD1102 and encodes:
- a CDS encoding LacI family DNA-binding transcriptional regulator, translating into MRARLADIAQQAEVSEATVSRVLNDRPGVAPETRQAVLTALDVLGYERPARLRKRSAGLVGLVVPELENPIFPAFAQVVESGLAQAGYTSVLCTQTPGGVTEDEYVEMLLDRQVSGIVFVSGLHADTAADPGRYRTLIARPMPIVLVNGYQPNLPAPFVSCDDREAGELAVAHLVALGHRRIGLITGPDRFVPVQRKVAGFKAAMKRLVGPTDAELAELAELSLFGVEGGEVAAARLLDRGVTGLVCGSDLMALGAIRAARQRGLSVPADLSVVGYDDSPLMAFTDPPLTTMRQPVTAMAVAAVRALVDEIHGHAAPHSEYIFRPELVVRGSTAVAPGLLGKPARQPRPSADLPLPV
- a CDS encoding sugar ABC transporter permease, producing the protein MSILTAGPAPAPAPPGDRPAGPSRLRRSWDKHWYAWAMVLPVVLVLAVLVFYPLARGIWLSLTNLTEANQLAEICRKSLTGGEICTENPNRWEFVGLDNYARVLTGEVGEFWQWTGVTLIWTSVCVVFHFGLGLGLATMLNRPMRLRGLYRVLLVLPWAVPAFVSAFAWKFIFNERFGLANSLLTAVGIDPVDWFANRWTSLFTAIVTNIWLGVPFMMVALLGGMQTIPGELYEAAEIDGASPWQRFVHITLPGLRPVSMTVLLLGTIWTFNMFPIIFLVTEGQPAGQTDILVTGAYLAAFEGIRNYSLASTYGVLILSILLVFSVFYRRAMRKQGEVW
- a CDS encoding DUF305 domain-containing protein, which produces MARSAAGGGRRPAIVFLVLVEAAAVLLALGIAGIAGSGDGRPAPRAEAPAGPTPTPTPSVLPTSAIGTAPVIQPGRPGESAQVLRPDQLTPPPGARHNAADIRFVSMMVPHHEQALEMAGLVPERAGSTGVIAVADRIRSAQQPEVEVLRGWLRDRGLDSLLGGTGHEHPTMHGMQSPEAIATLTATTGTDFDRMFVEMMSAHHQGAIAMAQEVLANGLDQQVRELARNIAFEQSVEVNRMREVLDPGSK
- a CDS encoding extracellular solute-binding protein: MRRTARGMAVLACTTLALTLAACGDDDSAGESGRTTDPAALKAELTWWDTSDPKNEGPAFQQLIAKFNQVYPNVKINYQSVPFGEAQNKFKTAAQAKTGAPDILRAEVAWVPEFASLGHLYVLDDSDLTSDQADYLETLQYAGKYEAKTYSVPQVTDSLALLYNKELLKEAGITAAPKTWADLRTAALAVERKTGADGIYLNPAGYFLLPFMYGEGGDLVDARAKKIMVDSSRNIVALDIAKDLIASGAAPKPAANDAYGTMMTLFKEKKVAMILNGPWEVNNIRSAPTFGGLENLGIAPVPAGSIRSSAPMGGHSYVIWSGMPQEKVEAAVAFIRFMNSTESQGFLAERLGLLPTRKSAYELDAVRNNPVVTAFRPVVESAMERPWIPEGGQLFGPLDQLATQVLVQNKDPKAALDEVARKYKAEVVPSYGR
- a CDS encoding glycoside hydrolase family 13 protein, translated to MTAPTVGGRPRPHHDGSALHVPEQAPALGDTVAVFLRVPESSPASRVYLRGTPDGEPRFTPARVDRRAGGEVWWRAEVEVRNPVTNYRFLVVGADGRQRWVNALGDFGHDVPDNTDFRLVAYDPPPAWARDAVVYQIFPDRFARSAAADARQVPDWAIPCDWDRTPVVGRGPETPYQFYGGDLDGVAERLDHLDRLGVNTVYLTPIFPARSNHRYDAATFDAVDPLLGGDAALARLAAAVHDRGWRLLGDITSNHTGDSHRWFVDAISDVDSPERDLYYFDASGDYESWLGVKSLPKLNWGSPELRRRFLTGPDPVLARWLRPPYGLDGWRVDVANMTGRRGRDAYTHEVAAALRAAVTATRPDALVVAEHGHDFTGDLDADGWQGTMNYAGFCRPVWSWLRHDALDLPDFLGVPGGVPGRAGPEVLATMRAFGALVSWRALTHSWLLLGSHDSARIRTVVGDAARQEVAVGLLCTLPGTPMIFAGDELGLTGRNGEDSRTPMPWRRPESWDGETFERYRALVGLRRSVPALRHGGLRWAYADADSLVFLRESPTESVLVLARRASGEPVRLAGFAEAGSEAANLHGGAPALRPDPDGGLTLPGDGPTFQVWRLG
- a CDS encoding sugar ABC transporter permease, whose product is MNRSVRTGRSPLRSVGLHATLIVAALIAVGPIVWVLLSSFKPGYAVQSSELTLVKDPTLANYAYVLTETRFLRWFGNSVLVAAFTMLFGIFFAATTGYAVSRFNFPGRRPLMTVFLVTQMFPVAILIVPIYMIMARFGLINTPSSLIIANLTIAVPFCAWMLKGYFDSIPTALDEAAALDGCGPFGTFWRVVLPLARPALAVTGFYAFLTAWGEVAYASAFIQEDRNFTLAYGLRQFVPQFNPQWEYLTSAAVLVTIPAGLVFLYAQRHLVSGLTGGGTKG